In Conger conger chromosome 9, fConCon1.1, whole genome shotgun sequence, the genomic stretch gtgaatatgagtctgtcaggtgtgtgtgtggggtagaggtgtgtgaatatgagtctgtcaggtgtgtgtgtggggtagaggtgtgtgaatatgagtctgtcaggtgtgtgtgtgtggggtagaggtgtgtgaatatgagtctgtcaggtgtgtgtgtgtgtgtgtggggttgaggtgtgtgaatatgagtctgtcgggtgtgtgtgtgtggggtagaggtgtgtgaatatgagtctgtcaggtgtgtgtgtgtggggtagaggtgtgtgaatatgagtctgtcaggtgtgtgtgtgtggggttgaggTGTGTGCCGTGTACTCTCAcctgcaggcgtgtgtgtgtgtgtgtgtgtgtgtagtgtactcTCAcctgcaggcgtgtgtgtgtgtgtgtgtgtgtgtgtgtgtgtgtgtagtgtactcTCAcctgcaggcgtgtgtgtgtgtgtgtgtgtgtgtgtgtgtagtgtactcTCAcctgcaggcgtgtgtgtgtgtgtgtgtgtgtgtgtgtgtgtgtgtgtagtgtactcTCAcctgcaggcgtgtgtgtgtgtgtgtgtgtgtgtgtgtgtgtgtgtgtgtagtgtactcTCACCTGCAGGCGTGTGGGGTGTttggggcagcagggggcgctctACCCCGGACCTGCGCTGGGTGTGGCAGTCCCTGCAGCATCGCTCCTGCCTACCCCCTGGCTGCGTCACCGTGCTGTTacagcaggaggagcagaacGCCCGTCCGCACAGCCTGGGGGGGAGAGGCCGCAGTTCTCAACATGGCCACGCGAGGGCGCCAAATACCCACACGGCAGCCCAGAGCCAAGCGCTACACCATCGGCtgcttgggtttttttttacctcagcacttaattgttcatttaaaatggctgattacacagttaattgCCCTCACTTGGTTTCTTGCGTCTGAAATGGCTGCTAATTTTCAGATGGGATTTGAACCTCCGACTTTGGCTACTTAAACAGTCCCCACTCTCCGTTTAAAGAGAGAGATATATCCCCGGGTGTGAGCTCCGTCTTTGGGTTCAGTCAGGCCACAGGCTCACAAAGAAGTGGCCAGAACAGTAAATAGAGCTAAACTTGAAACTAATAGTGACAGAATATTGCTGTTATGAAACAAAAGGTGTCATTTAGCAGATTATTTACCAGATTTTTTTAGATCACACTTTATCAAACATAaggcaaaaacacaaaagagacGTGCCGCATACTGTAGATCTGAGCCAATAGTCTATACTACACACTGCAAGTGCATACTGATCATCAATCAGCCAATTTGAATTTAAGCTTCTATTTCCAGAACACAGTCGTCTGGTCTTCTGTAAACCTTTGTGGGCATGCAACGTGGCATTTAATGatcacacattttaacaatAAAATCTGACAAACAgaagaattcattcatttaatgaatttgtatagcacatttcctcaacatttgatttcaatttcaattacaggtcaacattggctcaggaggtaagagcagtcatctggcaatcggctgctggttcgatcccctgccctgggtgtgtcaaagtgttcctcagcaagacacctaacccctaaatgctcctgacgagctggttggtgactcgccgtgtgagtgtttgtatgaatgggtgaatgagaagcatcaattgtacagtgctttggataaaggcataaAAGTAAACCATTTAGCACCAAATTTGGAATTGGGTTATTGGGTGCAACCTTCAACAATGTGCTAAGAATGTTTAATAAGAATCAGCCAAGCAACtaaggaataaaaaataaaaaaagtaacagatgagtaaacataatacaaaatggctaccaattcaaaatggccgccaaatTCAAAATGGCACCGATCCAGTAGGCACATACCCATGTTCCTCATGAGGGGTTTTGCCAGTCAGTCAATATTCGACAGGTTCGCTACTGTTTGGTTAAGCAGTTACGGTATGGTTGTTATGGTTACAGTATGGACTAAAAGGTTACAGTATGGTTGCTATGGCTAGAGTATGGATTAAACCATTACAGGACAGGTCTTATGGTTACTATATGGACTAATCCATAATGGTACAGTTGTTATGGTTTGATTGCTATGGTTTCAGTATGGACTAAGCCATTTTGGTTTGGTTGCTATGGTTTCAGTATGGACAAAACCATTATGGCTTGGTTGTTAAGGTTACGGTGTGGATTGACCCGTTACAGTACGGTCGTTAAGGTTACGGTGTGGACTGATCCGTTACAGTACGGTCGTTAAGGTTATGGTGTGGACTGACCGGTTACAGTACAGTTGTTAAGGTTACGGTGTGGACTGACCCGCACGGGTGCCGGCGGTTGAACCAGCTGAACTGGCCGTGGCAGGAGGAGCAGAACACCGCCTCCCGTTCTGACACCTGCTCATCTCTACGCTTCTGCTCAAACTCCAGAGCATCCGACTTCTGCCACAGCGCATCCTTCTCCCTGCAGGGGGAGCCAGAGAGCTGTCAGAACCACGCGCACAggcagatacactcacacacaaaatattacacacatacacacacacacacaggcagatacactcacacacaaaatattacacacatacacacacacacacaggcagatacactcacacacaaaatattacacacatacacacacacacacaggcagatacactcacacacaaaatattacacacatacacacacacacacaggcagatacactcacacacaaaatattacacacatacacacacacacacatgcagatacactcacacacaaaatattacacacatacacacacacacacaggcagatacactcacacacaaaatattacacacatacacacacacacacatgcagatacactcacacacaaaatattacacacatacacacacaagaataCACGGACgtagacaggcacacacaggcggacagacaaatacacacatacacacacacataccccaacacatactcacatacacacgcacgcacgctcacactctcacacacacactcacactcacacacacccactatctctctctctctctcacacacacacacacacactatctatctcacacactctcacacacacacacacgcacacacacacacacacacacactcacactctcacacacacactcacacacacacactcacactcacactctcacacacacacacacacacacactcacacacacacactatctctctctctcacacacactatctctctcacacactctcacacacacacaggaggccCACTTGATGAGCTGAATCAGTCTCTCCTCCAGGTTCCTCTTGGTTCTGTTCAGGTCGTCGATCTCGGTGGACATCTTGAGATCGCTGCTCTGGCTCTCCTCGCGCGCCCTGCGCAGAGACTCCCTCAGACCCTCACACACGCTCCTGCATTCCCCCAGCTCCTGCTCcgacctgagagagggagacagggagagaacgcgtcacacacactcctgcagtcccccagctccTGCGCCGGCCGATATCTGATCAAATTATCTCTCAGGAAATAGAAGGGCTCCTTTGACATAGTTAAACCATCTCAGGGAATCTGGGGGGAATTGTTGTGTCTAAGAGGAACTCTCACCTAGTTAGATTATCTCTTAGGATCTCTCTTGATCTGGGGGGAATTGTGTTTAAGAGGACATCTCACCTGATTAGATTATCTCTGAGGATCTCTCTGGATCTGGGGGGAATTGTGTCTTAGAGGACATCTCACCTGGTTAGATTATCCCGGAGGATCTGTAGTTCCTTCTCACACTGAGCAACACGATTGTTGTTCTCTCCCAGCAACTGTGAGTGACGGCTATCCGCTGCCTACAGGATTTaaacacacaagaaaaaaaacacaattacacataGGATACACTTCACTTCTGCATCTGGTTACCACTAACTTTACCACGGAAAAACACAACCTACCAACCTTGTAATTGGTAAAATCTCCCTTGGTTTAAGAAAATATCACCCGGAGAACTGGCCATTCAGCCCTATTGGTTTACCGTTTTACAGTCAAGAAAGCACGCAACAGTTAGGACCAGGGGTGGCCTGAGCCTTTATGCACTGTGGAAAAATAAGCATTATGAATAATGCACatatacagtcagctccataaggtttgggacaaagacctcttttttctttttcttttttttgcctctactccacaatttcagggcaccataatgtttggtttgtttataACTGTCTGTTTAACTAATTCAAAGGGGCAGTTCATgcaataaatgaaattaaagtatccacacaccCAGAGCAGCATCTACACCAGTCACCCTGCCTCTATCTGCTAATTAGCCATTTGCACCGCGACCGATTCACTTGCAAAttaaaccacaataaaatgctacagcAAGATGAATCAGCTGCTAGTATCACTgaatgtggctaaaaatgacAGGTTGCGTAAACGACTGGACTGATGACGTAATTACGAGCGGAAGCTGtagtctgaaatccagaaacagacacGGTCCGCCCCGCCCATCCCCGATCCAGATTCTCCAGACAGTTTTGCCGAGGTTTCACAAGCATTCCTCGATTTGACCGAGTTCTGTAGATGCAGTTCACCCCGACAGGAGGCTGAGAGACAGATTGCTGCTTGTCCTCGGTTGGACAGTCCGGTccccctcacctgtgtctcagaCTGTGTGGCCTTCAGGAGCGacatcctctcaagctccgccCTCACTGCAGAAAGCTCACCACTCAGCGCCTGGGGGAGGGGCAAAGCCATGTCACTCAAAACCCGCACGCCCTAATTTGCATAACTGACGCCCCGCTAAAAACCTGTctgttcaaaatggcttccgtgTCCCCCCCTTACCAGGGGcgtcagtcctggagggccacagtgtctgttggtatttgtggtttcccttcgatcagcagccaattaaggccttgagaacaaggcgcgTGGACTCTTTAGCCCATGAACGActtagaaatgtatctctcctgctgaaacggcaccaaaaaccagcagaaactgcggccctccaggactggagatcgacacccctggtttagactATTTTTTGCATAGAAATTGTGTAcatactttacaataaggtattAAATTAAtgggcattaactaatgttgttgttaGCAAGAATAAATtctatacaaatacattaacaaagctgtgcgttaacttctcagtagttactTCCACAGTTGACAAGTGAGTGTTGTGTGGGCGTTTTGCGAGCATTCTGTaagtgttgtgtgagtgttgcctgattgttgtgtgagtgttatgAGAGCGTTGTGTGAGCGTtatgtgagtgttgtgtgagtgctgtctgAGCGTTGTCTGAGTatcatggttggcatttatatagcgcctttatccaaagcactgtacaattgatgcttctcattcacccattcatacacacactcacacatcatgcaaggcgccgaccagcttgtcaggagcatttgggggttaggtgtcttgctcagggacacttcgacacagcccgggcggaggatcgaaccggcaaccctccgactggcagacgactgctcttactgcctgagccatgtcgcataACATGAGTGTtatgtgagtgttgtgtgagcATTGTCTGAgcgttgtgtgagtgttgtgtgagcGGTGTGAGCGTTGTGTGAGTGTtatgtgagtgttgtgtgagtgttgtgtgagtgttgtgtgagtgttgtgtgagtgttacGTGAGTGTTGTCTGAGCGTTGTCTGAGCATGCATTGTCTGAGCATTGTCTGAGCGTTATGTGAGTGCTACGTGAGCACTGTCTGAGTGTTGTCTGAGTGTTATGtcagtgttgtgtgagtgttatgTGAGTGTTGTCTGAGTGTTGTCTGAGCGTTGTGTGAGTGTTATGTGAGTGTtatgtgagtgttgtgtgagtgttatgtcagtgttgtgtgagtgttatgTGAGCGTTGTGTGAGCGTTGTGTGAGTGTTATGTGAGCGTTGTGTGAGTGTTATGTGAGTGTTGTATGAGTGTTGTGTGAGCGTTGTGCTGACCTGCAGCTGGTTCTGGTGGCTCATGGTCTCACTGCTCAGCTGAAACCTGAGGGCGTCGGCCTCCTCGCGGGCCCGCAGCTCCGCCCCCCCCAGCCGGGCCTGAAGGTCGCGCTCGGCTTCCGGAAGCTTCTCCTGGGCCTGCTGCAGCTCCTCCCCTTGGGCCTGTAGCTCCGCCTTCAGTCTAGAGTTCTCCGCCTCCAGCTCCGCCTTCAACCCAGCATTTGCCTCTAGCTCCGCCTTCAATCCGGAATTCTCCGCCTCCAGCTCCGCCCACTTGCGAGCCGCCTCCTCCCTCTCGGCCGTCAGGGCGCACGTGGCCACGCCCAGCTCCGCCGTCGCGGCGTTGGCCAGTTCCAGCCCCTCCTGCGCTTCAGCCAGCTGCTCCTGCAACGAAGCAGTGAAGCAACGAAGCAATGAACCAGTGAAGCAGTGAAGCGAAGCAGTGAACGAGGGCGAGAAGCTTCCTATTAATGGTGTGAATCCCTCACAACGTAATTATACTCCAGTTATTATTGGAGATGGCCgtttattttcagtttaatgtttttattctgaGCTGTTAAAATAGAGCAGCTCTCGTTAGGCACTGCGTTTTACAGTCATGTGCACCACCAGTCCAGAGACTCCTCCTCACGAATAAAATGAGTCTGAGTTTATTAGAGGATTAAAAACACATATACAGCCACACATCCACGGCTGGCAGACGTCAACAGATGAAACCATTATCAAGGGGAGCCTAACAATAGCCACTGTACAGTCAGCCCATGCTCTCCGCATCAGCACCTTACTCTCGGATCAACCGTGTAGCCCTGGGGTCCTGGCCTTCCTGCCGTCTCTGGTTGTTTGTATCTTCACCTAGCACTGCTACGACAGTCTGTCTCATCCACCGCTTCATGCCTTCCGGTCTGACATACCTACGACTGATCCACTGGCCGATATTCGCCGTGTGACCTAGATACTGTGTTCACAGCTGAACACTGATTCTGTGTGTGAATTCAGTTACTGATTCTGTGTGTGAATTCAGTTACTGATTCTGTGAGTGAATTCAGTTGTTGCCCACCCGTAGTTTCGACTGTGACCTTGGACACGCAGCCATCGTACATCACTCTGGGTAAAAGTGTGTGATGAATGAGTGTAAAGTGAGGAGGACTCTCAGTGTGTTTCTGCGTTCAGGTGTAAAACGAGGCGTACCTGCAGCGCAGCGAGCTCCTGGGCGGCGCGGacctccctgtgctcctccTCCCGCGCCTCCTGCTCCCGCGCCTCCTGCTCCctgtgctcctcctgctcccgctGGGCTCGGCTCACCTCCCTCAGCTGCTCTCGGAGCGCCTCCCGCTCGGCCTCCGCCTCCCCCAGCCGGGCTCCGGCCCGCCCCTCAGACTCGCTCCCCTCCTGCAGCCTCCCTCGCatctcctgcacctcctcccgCAGCCTGGAGACCTCCTGCTCCGCACACTCCAGCCGGGACTCCGCCCCATTCTCCTGTGGCCCCGCCTCCCTCTGAAGCCCCGCCTCTGACCCCTCAGTCTGCGCCTCCTTCtgaagccccgcccccagctCCCCCTCTCTGGCCCTCAGTtgctcctgcagctgctgcacctCCCTCTCCAGGGCCTCCCTGAAGCAGGCCTGACTGCGCTGGGCCTCCTCGTTCTCCTGCAGCCGCCTGCGCAGCTCTGtggcctcctgctctctctgcgtcagcgcctcctgcagctctgtggcctcctgctctctctgcgtcagcgcctcctgcagctctgtggcCTCCTGCTCCCTCTGCGTCAGcgcctcctgcagctctgtggcctccttctctctctgcgtcagcgcctcctgcagctctgtggcctcctgctctctctgcgtcagcacctcctgcagctctgtggcctccttctctctctgcgtcagcgcctcctgcagctctgtggcctcctgctctctctgcgtcagcgcctcctgcagctctgtggcctcctgctctctctgcgtcagcgcctcctgcagctctgtggcctccttctctctctgcgtcagcgcctcctgcagctctgtggcctcctgctctctctgcgtcagcgcctcctgcagctctgtggcctcctgctctctctgcctcagcgcctcctgcagctctgtggcCTCCTGGAGCTCCTTCAGCCTGCCGTTCCGCTGCACCTCCTCTCCCTGCGTCGCCCCGCACGCGCTCCTCTGCTGCACCTCCGAATCTGCACGCAGCACCTCCGCCCGCTCGACCCCCCCGCCCTCAGACTGACTCCTCAGGCCCTCCACCTCGGCCCCGAGCTCagccacctccctctccctcccacgcACCTCCTCCAGGAGGTCCCGCTGCTTCTGCTCCAATTGGTTGAGCTCCACGCGCAGTTCCTGCTGTGtcttctgtgattggctgagctcaGCATGCAGGtcctgccgcttcttctctgaTTGGTCGAGCTCCGAGCGTAGCTCCCGCTGCTTCTGCTCCGATTGGCTGAGCTCTTTGCACAACGCCTGCTGcctgagctctgattggtcgagCTCCAGGCGCAGGTCGTCGGCCATGTTGCACCTGGTCGTCTCGTTCAGGTGACCCGGCAGACTGCTGTCAACGTCCGGGCTGGAGAACGACTCCATGGCCTGTAGGAGAGAGAgtacattaaaacacacacactcacacacacacacacacactcacacacacacacactcacactcacactcacactcacactcacacactcacactcacactcacactcacacactcacactcacactcacacacacactcacacacactcacacacactcacacacactcacactcacacacacactcacactcacactcacactcacactcacactcacacactcacacacacactcacacacactcacacacactcacacacacacacacacacacacacacacactcacacacacacactcacacacactcacacacactcactcacacacactcactcacacacactcactcacacacactcacacacactcacacacacacacactcactcacacacacactcacacactcacacacacacacactcactcacacacacactcactcacacacacacacacacactcacacacacacactcacacacacacactcacacacactcacactcacacacacactcacacacacactcacacacacacacacacacactcacacacactcacacacactcacacacactcacacacacacactcacacacactcacacacactcacacacactcacactcacacacacacactcacacacactcacacacactcacacacactctcacacactctcacacactctcacacactctcacacacacacacacacacacacacacacactcacacactcacacactcacacacactctcacacacacacacacacactcacacacactcacacacacactcacacacactcacacacactcacacacacacacacacacacacacacacacacactcacacacactcacacacactcacacacactcacacacacacacacacacacacacacacactcacactcacactcacacacacacacacactcacactcacactcacacacacactcacacacacactcacacacacacacacactcacactcacactcacactcacacacacactcacacacacacactcacactcacactcacactcacacacacacacacacactcatacacactcactcacactcatacacactcatacacactcactcacacacacacacactcacacacactcacacacactcactcacacacacactcacactcacactcacactcacactcacactcacacacacactcacacacacacactcacactcacactcacacacacacacacactcatacacactcactcacactcactcacacacacacacactcacacacactcactcacacacacactcacacacacacacactcacacactcacacactcacacactcacacactcacacacacacacacacactcacacactcacacactcacacactcacacactcacacactcacacacacactcacacactcacacacacacacacacacacacactcacacacactcacacacacacactcacacacactcacacacactcacacacactcacacacacacactcacacacactcacacacacacacacactcacacactcacacactcacacactcacacacacacacacacacacacacacactcacacacacacacacactcacacactcacactcacactcacactcacactcacactcacactcatacacactcactcacacacacacacacacacacacacacacacacacttgagagctttttgtgggcgttttagaGACTAAAACCGGGCGTATAGGGGTAAAATGTAACGTTTGGTCATTCGGTGGGTCGCCAGGTCGTCTCCGGGGTTGTCCCCGGTTACGGTGTTGTTGCCGGGCGGACTCACCGGGGAGGAGGGGCCGGCCAGACTGCCAATACTAGAGCAACGGCTGGGCGGTTTCCATGGCGACGCCGGGGAGCTGCCCAATCCCAGACTTCTCCTGTAAAACACACGCCCAtattacacatcacacacacacacacacacacacacacacacaaacacacacacacacacacacagaacatgcagtCAGGCATGGCATGGTCGGACGGATTACCTGTAATACCATTTAAAACCGCATAACTGCAGTTCCACAGAATCACCACTAGGTGGGCAATACCAATACAAtgatcacacactgaacacctttccagtattttattttaggccctgatatccataagaagacgCTTGtatggttttaagtaccaaaaacgcTCTCAGTTATGCTCACAGGAAATTTCCCCAACATGAAACTGGCTGAAACACAACCTGAACCTCTCTTTCAggaagcaaaaacaaacaaaaacacgcgCGCGATGTGGCTTTCGCTCCTGTGCATGCATTAGGGCACGTCTTGGCACTGTTGCACACAAAATACTACACTTCCATGTAAAACACAGTTTCCACATTTTCAGCCGAACCAGCAAGGATGAGGAAGTACTCTGTTTCGTaagtgtggggggggcggggggtgattGTGGGTTATGGGGTGCCCGAATGGAAGATGGCCCTGGGTTTGTGGGCTATCCCTGACGTGAAAATGAAGTTCATTTGCTCAAGAAGTTTCTTAAGTGTAAGATGTAAGAGCCTATTCTTAACTACATGAGCCAATATCAGTGATTCTTAAAGGAGCCAATATCAGTGATTCTTAACCACAGGACGTTCTGGTCCGTAGAAAGAGCCGCAGTACAGTCCAGAACACTGTATTTGACCACGCCCTAAGACTTCATTTCCATGAAAAGATGCATCAAGTTGTCATGTTCTGGCTTCTATGGTCGGACGGCACAGAACGGGGACGCCTGGCAGGTGTCCGGACGGAGAGGGTCACCTGGCGAAGGTGGGCCAGGCGGAGTCCAGGTCGAGGCCCCTGGACCCCAGGTCAAACTGCACCTGGTTCAGCTCATACAGCTGGGCCACTACATCTGATATCTGCTGGGGCTGGAGGAACGGACTACGCATGTAGTACCAAtcactacagagagagagagagagagggagagggagagagggagagagagaaagagcgatagagggagagagggagatggagagagagaaagagcgatagagggagggagagagagagagggatagagggagggagagagaaagagagggagggggacagagggagggagagagagacagggagagggagagatagagagaaagagagggagagggatagagggagggagagagggggaaaggaaagaggcagggggagagggagaaggagagatggagagagagagggagagggagaaggagagatgaagagagagagagggagagagggagggaggttatAT encodes the following:
- the LOC133136345 gene encoding FYVE and coiled-coil domain-containing protein 1-like isoform X2 — encoded protein: MARSVGESQLQRIIRDLHDSVMELCTEHRENGEPVTDDSTSLHKFCYKLEYLLQFDQKEKTTLLGFRKDYWEYFCDCLARTKGANDGIRFVKSIPELKTSLGKGRAFVRYSLVHQRLADTLQQCLMNQKLTSDWYYMRSPFLQPQQISDVVAQLYELNQVQFDLGSRGLDLDSAWPTFARRSLGLGSSPASPWKPPSRCSSIGSLAGPSSPAMESFSSPDVDSSLPGHLNETTRCNMADDLRLELDQSELRQQALCKELSQSEQKQRELRSELDQSEKKRQDLHAELSQSQKTQQELRVELNQLEQKQRDLLEDADSEVQQRSACGATQGEEEATELQEALRQREQEATELQEALTQREQEATELQEALTQREKEATELQEALTQREQEATELQEALTQREQEATELQEALTQREKEATELQEVLTQREQEATELQEALTQREKEATELQEALTQREQEATELQEALTQREQEATELQEALTQRELQKEAQTEGSEAGLQREAGPQENGAESRLECAEQEVSRLREEVQEMRGRLQEGSESEGRAGARLGEAEAEREALREQLREVSRAQREQEEHREQEAREQEAREEEHREVRAAQELAALQEQLAEAQEGLELANAATAELGVATCALTAEREEAARKWAELEAENSGLKAELEANAGLKAELEAENSRLKAELQAQGEELQQAQEKLPEAERDLQARLGGAELRAREEADALRFQLSSETMSHQNQLQALSGELSAVRAELERMSLLKATQSETQAADSRHSQLLGENNNRVAQCEKELQILRDNLTRSEQELGECRSVCEGLRESLRRAREESQSSDLKMSTEIDDLNRTKRNLEERLIQLIKEKDALWQKSDALEFEQKRRDEQVSEREAVFCSSCHGQFSWFNRRHPCGLCGRAFCSSCCNSTVTQPGGRQERCCRDCHTQRRSGVERPLLPQTPHTPAGDDDVVFDIITEDEVNKVNDSDLPGPERREGPQGALQRSNSSSTIDTTPEDPEERVPDIHDVEIYLLKSGELTLSVPLSLAEVAESGDGSPSRELFIKSSGYSLVCVEVGEAGTTLRWAFSSEPKSISFGLVYREGPHCPLQEAKVLLPLTRCNSHKEEVHGQLLLKNPGTYLLIFDNSFSRFVSKNVLYRLAVDKALVHDGRDSS
- the LOC133136345 gene encoding FYVE and coiled-coil domain-containing protein 1-like isoform X1, with protein sequence MARSVGESQLQRIIRDLHDSVMELCTEHRENGEPVTDDSTSLHKFCYKLEYLLQFDQKEKTTLLGFRKDYWEYFCDCLARTKGANDGIRFVKSIPELKTSLGKGRAFVRYSLVHQRLADTLQQCLMNQKLTSDWYYMRSPFLQPQQISDVVAQLYELNQVQFDLGSRGLDLDSAWPTFARRSLGLGSSPASPWKPPSRCSSIGSLAGPSSPAMESFSSPDVDSSLPGHLNETTRCNMADDLRLELDQSELRQQALCKELSQSEQKQRELRSELDQSEKKRQDLHAELSQSQKTQQELRVELNQLEQKQRDLLEDADSEVQQRSACGATQGEEVQRNGRLKELQEATELQEALRQREQEATELQEALTQREQEATELQEALTQREKEATELQEALTQREQEATELQEALTQREQEATELQEALTQREKEATELQEVLTQREQEATELQEALTQREKEATELQEALTQREQEATELQEALTQREQEATELQEALTQRELQKEAQTEGSEAGLQREAGPQENGAESRLECAEQEVSRLREEVQEMRGRLQEGSESEGRAGARLGEAEAEREALREQLREVSRAQREQEEHREQEAREQEAREEEHREVRAAQELAALQEQLAEAQEGLELANAATAELGVATCALTAEREEAARKWAELEAENSGLKAELEANAGLKAELEAENSRLKAELQAQGEELQQAQEKLPEAERDLQARLGGAELRAREEADALRFQLSSETMSHQNQLQALSGELSAVRAELERMSLLKATQSETQAADSRHSQLLGENNNRVAQCEKELQILRDNLTRSEQELGECRSVCEGLRESLRRAREESQSSDLKMSTEIDDLNRTKRNLEERLIQLIKEKDALWQKSDALEFEQKRRDEQVSEREAVFCSSCHGQFSWFNRRHPCGLCGRAFCSSCCNSTVTQPGGRQERCCRDCHTQRRSGVERPLLPQTPHTPAGDDDVVFDIITEDEVNKVNDSDLPGPERREGPQGALQRSNSSSTIDTTPEDPEERVPDIHDVEIYLLKSGELTLSVPLSLAEVAESGDGSPSRELFIKSSGYSLVCVEVGEAGTTLRWAFSSEPKSISFGLVYREGPHCPLQEAKVLLPLTRCNSHKEEVHGQLLLKNPGTYLLIFDNSFSRFVSKNVLYRLAVDKALVHDGRDSS
- the LOC133136345 gene encoding FYVE and coiled-coil domain-containing protein 1-like isoform X3, with amino-acid sequence MGSASSSPSQRYPTHSVPELKTSLGKGRAFVRYSLVHQRLADTLQQCLMNQKLTSDWYYMRSPFLQPQQISDVVAQLYELNQVQFDLGSRGLDLDSAWPTFARRSLGLGSSPASPWKPPSRCSSIGSLAGPSSPAMESFSSPDVDSSLPGHLNETTRCNMADDLRLELDQSELRQQALCKELSQSEQKQRELRSELDQSEKKRQDLHAELSQSQKTQQELRVELNQLEQKQRDLLEDADSEVQQRSACGATQGEEVQRNGRLKELQEATELQEALRQREQEATELQEALTQREQEATELQEALTQREKEATELQEALTQREQEATELQEALTQREQEATELQEALTQREKEATELQEVLTQREQEATELQEALTQREKEATELQEALTQREQEATELQEALTQREQEATELQEALTQRELQKEAQTEGSEAGLQREAGPQENGAESRLECAEQEVSRLREEVQEMRGRLQEGSESEGRAGARLGEAEAEREALREQLREVSRAQREQEEHREQEAREQEAREEEHREVRAAQELAALQEQLAEAQEGLELANAATAELGVATCALTAEREEAARKWAELEAENSGLKAELEANAGLKAELEAENSRLKAELQAQGEELQQAQEKLPEAERDLQARLGGAELRAREEADALRFQLSSETMSHQNQLQALSGELSAVRAELERMSLLKATQSETQAADSRHSQLLGENNNRVAQCEKELQILRDNLTRSEQELGECRSVCEGLRESLRRAREESQSSDLKMSTEIDDLNRTKRNLEERLIQLIKEKDALWQKSDALEFEQKRRDEQVSEREAVFCSSCHGQFSWFNRRHPCGLCGRAFCSSCCNSTVTQPGGRQERCCRDCHTQRRSGVERPLLPQTPHTPAGDDDVVFDIITEDEVNKVNDSDLPGPERREGPQGALQRSNSSSTIDTTPEDPEERVPDIHDVEIYLLKSGELTLSVPLSLAEVAESGDGSPSRELFIKSSGYSLVCVEVGEAGTTLRWAFSSEPKSISFGLVYREGPHCPLQEAKVLLPLTRCNSHKEEVHGQLLLKNPGTYLLIFDNSFSRFVSKNVLYRLAVDKALVHDGRDSS